Below is a window of Terriglobia bacterium DNA.
CGCTGTTACGCGACTTTCACCCTGACCAAGGGTAGATCATCCCGCTTCGCGTCTATTGCCCGCCACTTGTCGCCCTGTTCAGACTCGCTTTCGCTACGGCTCGCTCCTCCCGCCGAGGCGGGAATCATTGCTTAACCTTGCGACGGACAATAACTAGCCGGCTCATTATGCAATAGGCACGCCGTCAGGCTTGCCCCGATGTTGCCACCGGGACGTGGCCCTTCGACTGCTTGTAGGCATACGGTTTCAGGTACTATTTCACTCCCCTCGCAGGGGTTCTTTTCACCTTTCCCTCACGGTACTTGTTCACTATCGGTCGCCAGCACGTATTTAGCCTTACGGGATGGTCCCCGTAGATTCCCGCGGGATTCCTCGTGTCCCGCGGTACTCAGGTACGCGCGCTAAAGTCCAGTCAGCTTTTACCTACGTGGTTATCACACTCTATGACCGGCTTTTCCAAGCCGTTCGGCTAGCCGCTGGATTGGTAACTCTATGGTTCTGCACCGGCGCGCGCCCTACAACCCCCAACCCTCCTTTGAAATCTCAAATTTCAAATCTGAAATTTCAAAGGAAGGCTGGGTTTGGGCTGTTCCGCTTTCGCTCGCCGCTACTAGCGGAATCGCTGTTGCTTTCTCTTCCTCCAGGTACTGAGATGGTTCACTTCCCTGGGTTTGCTCGCACCCGCCTATGGATTCAGCGGGCCGTGACTGGGTTTTGCCCAGTCGGGTTTCCCCATTCGGAAATCCCCGGGTCAATGGGTGCTTCCCCCTCACCGAGGCTTATCGCAGGTAGCCACGTCCTTCTTCGCCGTCTGGCGCCAAGGCATCCACCGTACGCCCTTAGTAGCTTGACCATAAAATCTGCTCAACACACAGAAAGCCATCAGTTTTCAGCCGTCAGCCTTTACTGAACGCTGATTGCTGAACGCTGAAAGCTCCGTTGCGCAGATTCGCCTTCGCTATACTCTGTCCGGATATCCGCCGGACAGTTGAGCACATGTAGACGTCGCACTATTCAGTTTTCAAAGATCGCTGAGTATCAGGCGGCAGCTTAAATGCTCCACCTGACCTCGTTTTCCAGACTGAGCGCCGAACTTCGTCCGGCGTTACTCTCAGATGCTGGGTTTCGCTCTTCAATGCGAAAAGCCGAACTCAGCACCCGCGATTCAACATCAAGGCCCTGCCGTCCATTGAAAAAAAGAGACGGCATTGCTTGCTCACTCCGAAGCCGACTTTTTGTTTGTTAAGGAATTTGAAACAGGCGGGAAATTCTCGGTTGCATGGACCCGGCGTGCTTCAAATCCCTATCCGAAAGTCTTCTGCGTATTGACCTCCGTTTGTGTGACCCGCAATGATGAGGAAGCTTCTGCCCCCACCTTCATTCTGGCAATTAATAATCCTACCGAAAACTACGTACGAACGCAAGCGGTTTTTTTAGCCACGGCAAGTTTTTCTTTGAGGACCGCTTCCAGTCTTCCGCTCATCACACCGCAACTCAATTATACCACCGCCCTGATATTGCAACAGCAGAATCGGGAGGTCTGTCGGATCGAGAAGGTCCCTGCGCGATGGCCGGAATTCCGCCGAATTTGCTTGACTTTCGTCGGCTAGCATGGTAGTCCTAATAACTGCTTCCCGGTAAGGCGCGGGGCCGGGGACACGTCTTGCCGAGGGGCGGGCAAAAACCTGCCAGGTTAAACAGCGAAATTGGCGGCCCAGGATCAGGGAAGGAAGCGCGGTGTTTGTGGCGCACGTTCCATCATTGGCCCGGTGTTCTTTCCGGTGGCGGGTGGCGAATGGGCGTCGGTAAAGATAGGAACTTTGCGAGGCAAACCAAGGCCATTTTCACTGCCAATTGTTGAGAGCAAAAACCAAAAAGAATACCTTTTTTGAAAAACGAACCGGAGAAGTTGCTGAAAACAAAGAAAAGTGGCCAAAAAACGAACCGGAACGAACCGGAAAACGAAGCGGAGAAGTTGTTGAAAACACGTAGCTGTGGGAAAAACGAACCGGAAACGAACCGGAAAACAAAGCTACCGATCTTATTGAAAACACTAGAGGGCGAAAATGGCCCAAAAGGAAATTTCAGAGCACAGTTTGGGACGACGTTGATTCAAACGCCCCCTCATGCTGGGCCTGTTTCGCCCTCCGTTTGCGAAGCGGCAGATTCCTCGCAGAGTTTACCTTGAGCCCCCTCGCAGTGCTCGGGACCGTTCGCAAAAGGAGGGCGAACGGGCTCGGAATGACACGGACGAAGGTCTCAGAGTGACTGCAGAGAGAAATCGAAATCTCACCGGGGACAGTCTTCATGCCGCAGGATATCGAACACGTCATCGTTCTGATGATGGAAAACCGCTCCTTCGATCACATGCTGGGCTGGCTGCAGGAGCCGGGCTATGACATTGATGGCCTGACGGGCGGAGAGTGGAACCCCATCGATCCCAGCGTGCCGCCAGGCCCGAACAACAAGGTTGTCGTGACCCGAAACGCTCAAGACGTTACGCCCCACGATCCTGGCCACGGGTTTCATGATGTCAATGTTCAGCTTTTCAGCAATCCCAGTGGTCCTCCGCCTTCCGATGCGATTGGCGCAAACAGGGGATTCATCTTCAACTACGCGCAACAAGATGACGTTACCCTCTCCACGGCGCCCGCCATCATGGATTGTTTCGATCCAGCCAATCTGCCGGTGCTCACGACGCTTGCCAAAGAATTTGCGGTGTGCAAGCGCTGGTATTCCTCGGTGCCCGGCCCCACCTGGCCCAATCGCTTCTTTGCGCATGCTGCAACGTCCAAAGGCTATCTGGACAACAGCCAGCTTCACAATTACGACATGCGGTCCATCTTTGAAAACCTGTCGGCGGCGGGCCGGACGTGGTCGAACTATTACCACGAAATTTCGCAGACCTGGGAACTCCAGCGTTTGGATACCGACGCGCTGCGAAACAATTTCAAGAGCTATGGCCAGTTCAGGAAAGATGCGAAGCAGGGAAAGCTGCCGAGCTATTCCTTTATTGAACCGAAATATTTCTGGTGGTTTGGCAGCGCCAATGACCAGCATCCGCCGCACGGCGTCAAAGCCGGCGAGGCGCTGATCGCGGACGTTTACCACTGCGTGCGGACGTCACCGCTGTGGGAAAAGTGCCTGCTGCTGATCGTTTACGATGAGCACGGCGGGTTCTATGACCATGTCCCGCCCACGGCGGCAACGCCGCCGGACAACTACCAATCTCAATTCAAGTTCGATCGGTACGGTGTGCGCGTTCCGGCCATTCTGATCTCTCCTTACATCGGGAAGGGAGCGATCGTCGGCGAAACCTTTGACCACGCCTCGGTCCCCGCTACGCTGAAGGAACTTTTTAAGCTCGATTCATTCCTGACCAGGCGTGATGAAGCAGCCAGGGCGTTTTCCGGTGTGGCTGACCTCGCAAGCGCCAGGGCCGACACGCCGGAGGACGTTTCAACTTCGGTCCACAGCAGAATTATCCAGGAAAGCCTGCGGGAGCCGAGCGTCGAGGAGATTTCGACGGCTGCTGGGACGGGGGTCGCATCTTCCGCGCCACTCACCAGCCTCCAGCGGAGCCTGATTGGCGTGGCGAACAGTCTTCCGACGGGCGAGGACCCCCAGCTTCGCGCGCACCGGACCGGCCGGCTGTTGCGCACCGAGTATGACGGCGCGCTGCACGTGCGGGACACCGTGGCAAGGTTTCTACACCACTTGAGCGGCCCTTAGGCGCTGGTTTCGACGGAGGCTCTGGCATGAGGTTGCCGTCGGACGACGGCGACATAAATTCCGCCGACGAGCGCGCCGAGCGTCATCGTATAGACGACCCACATGATGAGTTGCGGAGCCACGGCGATGTACAGATATTTCGTCCAGAAGGGAAGCTGGTCGAACGGCGGCAGCACGGCGTCATAATGGGTGCCCCAATGGCCCTGCATGGCGAAAAACATGACGATGACGACGGGGACGCGCGCCAGATAGGCATACGAAATCAGCGTCTGTGCCAGCTCGCGCCAGGGGAGATACTGAAGCGCGGCAGCCCCGACCATCAACAGCAGTCCCACCAGGATGCGGCCGCTAAAATGGACCACAGGGGCAAATGCAACCGTGGCGCCACAGAGAAGGACCACGAAACCCGCAAACGCAAACAGGATTGTCTTGGTGTGGCTTGCAGGCCTCAGGTTCCGGTCAAACAGTTTGACGGCGAAATAAGGGCCGAAGATGATGGGCAGCCAGCTTATGCCGATGATTGCGGCGCCACCTCCCTCGACCCGGCTGAACAGGATGCTTGACCAGTGCAACAACTCTCCGACGAGCCTGAGCAGGGTGACCCCCAGTGTGATCAGTGCCGGATACATGATCAGCCGGTTGATAGCCTTTTTCGTTGACGAATCCGTTTTGGGCATAGAGTGCCTCCTTTGGTCAGCTTGAGACGAACAGAGACGTGCAGGCCCGTTTCTGGGCAAGACCAGCCCGGGCGCCAATAGCGGGATTCTACTCGTCTTTTCTGCAGGCTGCCAGTGTATTTTTGATGGATAAGCGAATTGTAATCCCAAGCCCCGCACCCAAGCAGATGGGCTGTTGTGGCTGGCGACGGCGCTTGGCGAGGCGGTACGATAGAAAGCCGGGCCCGGCTTCAGAAGTAGCGCCAAAGGAAATAAAAGGACATGACCAGGCCAACGCAAACGATAAAAGTCCGAACGTGCGAGGGATTGAGTTTTTGGGCAAAATGCGCTCCGCCATAGCCACCGATCGCGGCCCCTGCCAGCATCACGACTGCCTGTGGCCAGTAGACGATTCGCGCCACGATGAAGGCAATGACGGCGACGAGGTTGATCATGGCCGCGAGGACGGTTTTCAATGCGTTCGTCGAGTGAATGTCCCCGAGCGGCAAAAAGGTCAAAAAAGCGAGCATGAGAATTCCAATCCCGCCACCGAAAAAACCTCCGTAAACTGCGATGGCAAACTGGATCGCGCTCAACCCGGCCATGGCTCTCCATGAGGGGTTGCCTGTTCCTTCGGCGTGCTTTGAACGGCTTGTTCCGCTCTTCCCGAATGCGAACAGCAGGGTGGCCCCGAGGAACAGGAAAGGTATCAGGCGCATAAAGGTGCGTTGCGGGGTGTGAAGCAGCAGATGGGCCCCGAAATATCCGCCGAGGGCGCTGACTAGGCACAGAGGCGCCAGGATCCGTGCGTTGCGAGGCATCTTCTTTCGATAGGCACCGGCGCTGGCGAGGATCCCGGGCCATAAAGCGATTGTGGATGTTGCATTGGCCTGTATGGGCGGAACGCCGGCAAAGATCAGGGCGGGAAATGAGAAGAACGTTCCACCGCCGGCGATCGAATTTTGAATACCCGCCGCAAGCGCCGCGAAGAACAGAAGAATGCCGTCAGATATGGTCATCAGATGATTCGGGTGTTATGGAAATGCAAGCCACAGACAAGAGGTCTATCATCGCACAGATTGCAACAATCGTGCTGATTCTGAAATTGAGCGAGGATGCATTAGCCTGGGTTCATCCCGGCGTAACCTGTAGCTCCAGTTGGATTGGCTGCGTGGCGCGATTGGAGGCTTGGAAATGCAATTTTATCTGGCCGGATGACGGCACAAGATTATCTCTCCGCCAAAATGGTGCCCCGATCATTTCGGAGGGTTCGTGGTTGACTTCTTTTTCTGGAACAGGTTCATAAGGTTCTGGATGGTGTTGCCGGCTGGGGATCCCTGTCCGCCGGCCGGAGCGGGCAGTCCACCCAGGACACCCTTTCCAGTCTTGAGAGAAAACCTGGGGTTGTCGAGCGTACCGTGCAGCTCAAATGGGAATGAGAGCTTGCCGTTGGCGAAGCTGGCGCCTGAAATATTGGCGACGAGATTGGTTAATTCGCCTTGCCGCGCCGGCACCAGGGCCGTTCCGGCATATTTCATCAGGTTGGATTTCGCGATGTCCAGCACGCCGGATGCATTCACGTTCACGTCCGTGCTCACGATTGCGATGCGCTGGCTGGCGAGTTGCTGGTTCGCAAGATTGAGGTCCGCCGAGATTGAGGAGAATGAAGCCGGATCGCCAGAGGTTGCTCCCACGCCCGCTATCCGGACCAGGACCAGCAGGTTCTTGTTCAGTTGCAGAGTGGGAAGCCTTCCGTCGCGAATGCTCACTTTGCCTGTGCCCCTAAGTCCGGCCAGCGGATCACTCGAATGGGCAGCTTCGCCCTGCAGATCGAGGTTCCCTTCCATGGTTCCCGACATCTTGCCGCGCGCCTCCGGGATGGTGTTGAGCAGTTGCGCCACGTCGATTTTCTGGAAAGAGGTCCGGGCGCTGAAGAGCGGATTTTCCTGCGAGAAGTCTGAAGCCGCGTCTCCCTTGACTGATCCGCCTGCCAGCTTCAGAGCGAGAGGGTCCAGATAAGCCTGCTTGGGGAAAACCTGGATGCCGGAGTCCACCGATGTTGCCTGGATGTTCCCAAATCGCAGGGAGTCCGCGTGAAACGAGCCGTGGGCGACCGATGGCGCCGGATTGTTGCTGGCGGGGACGATGCGCCCGCCGCTGGAAGGTCCTGAAGAAGAAGCTGGCGCGGAGAGGGCGTTGATGTTCACGTCGTGGAAGCGGCATGAGATTCCGCGCCCGTCGAAATAAGTGGGCCCCACAGCGCCGGAGGGCAGCAGGTTGGCGATCGTCACCTGGCCGTCGTCAATGTTGACCTGGGAAATGGCGCCCAGTGAAAAGCTGGGTCCGCCGTTTTGCGGCGCGCCGGGGTTCTTGCTGGCTGGAGTTGCAGGGTTCTCATAGTTCCATCTGCCTGCCGAATTGCTGAGCAGGTGGATTACAGGCCCTTTCACGAGCAGGGATTGAATGACGATCTGCCGATGCAAAAGCGGACCTGTCTCAAGCAGCGCATCGATTCGTTGCGCCTTGAAGAAGTCGCCGGGCGGAAAGCCTTTGGGATTCTCCAAAGCAAAGTCATCAACCTGGATGGCGATATGAGGAAAGAGGGTGAGATGCAGCCGCCCGATCCGGGCAGGCTTTCCAGTACTGCTCTCAAGCAGCGCCGCGACCTGAGGACGATAGCGGTTGACGTCCACCAGCGTGGGAACCACCAGCACACACAGTATTGCCAGCACCACTACAACGACAACGGCAGTCATCAAATACTTTCGACTGCGGGCAGACATGGCAACCTCCTGTTGCAGCTCCTCGAAAGACCCAGGCCCGTTGAGGGATGCTGCGACAGCCGGGCGTCGGGACAGTTCTGGCGGCCCAGCCCCCGCCGCTTAATGTTTTTTCTGTTCCTCGGAGCTGGTTGTGCCGGGTTGTTGAGGCGCCGGCTCGCGCGAGAACGCGGCCGAATAGTAATCAAAAAATGGTTTTTGAAGCGGCGCCATTTGAACGGTTTCGGTGAACCCATCCACGTCGCCGCGCTGGATGACACGCCGTGAAAGCCAGCCGGGAGGCGTCTGCGACCCTCCATCGGGAGTAAAGTCGATTTCAGCGCCCGCGACGGTGACCCGGTATCGACTCACAAAGCCTGTGCTGGCGTAAACGTCGAGCAGGAAGGAATCACCCGATGGCGCTCGGGATAGGATCCCAATGGAAGTTTCGTCATTCGCCGGAACTTCTTCTGTTGCGGCAAGCGACACCTGCTCCTTGAAAACCATCACGCGGTGGTC
It encodes the following:
- a CDS encoding sulfite exporter TauE/SafE family protein, which translates into the protein MTISDGILLFFAALAAGIQNSIAGGGTFFSFPALIFAGVPPIQANATSTIALWPGILASAGAYRKKMPRNARILAPLCLVSALGGYFGAHLLLHTPQRTFMRLIPFLFLGATLLFAFGKSGTSRSKHAEGTGNPSWRAMAGLSAIQFAIAVYGGFFGGGIGILMLAFLTFLPLGDIHSTNALKTVLAAMINLVAVIAFIVARIVYWPQAVVMLAGAAIGGYGGAHFAQKLNPSHVRTFIVCVGLVMSFYFLWRYF
- a CDS encoding AsmA family protein — protein: MSARSRKYLMTAVVVVVVLAILCVLVVPTLVDVNRYRPQVAALLESSTGKPARIGRLHLTLFPHIAIQVDDFALENPKGFPPGDFFKAQRIDALLETGPLLHRQIVIQSLLVKGPVIHLLSNSAGRWNYENPATPASKNPGAPQNGGPSFSLGAISQVNIDDGQVTIANLLPSGAVGPTYFDGRGISCRFHDVNINALSAPASSSGPSSGGRIVPASNNPAPSVAHGSFHADSLRFGNIQATSVDSGIQVFPKQAYLDPLALKLAGGSVKGDAASDFSQENPLFSARTSFQKIDVAQLLNTIPEARGKMSGTMEGNLDLQGEAAHSSDPLAGLRGTGKVSIRDGRLPTLQLNKNLLVLVRIAGVGATSGDPASFSSISADLNLANQQLASQRIAIVSTDVNVNASGVLDIAKSNLMKYAGTALVPARQGELTNLVANISGASFANGKLSFPFELHGTLDNPRFSLKTGKGVLGGLPAPAGGQGSPAGNTIQNLMNLFQKKKSTTNPPK
- a CDS encoding alkaline phosphatase family protein, which codes for MPQDIEHVIVLMMENRSFDHMLGWLQEPGYDIDGLTGGEWNPIDPSVPPGPNNKVVVTRNAQDVTPHDPGHGFHDVNVQLFSNPSGPPPSDAIGANRGFIFNYAQQDDVTLSTAPAIMDCFDPANLPVLTTLAKEFAVCKRWYSSVPGPTWPNRFFAHAATSKGYLDNSQLHNYDMRSIFENLSAAGRTWSNYYHEISQTWELQRLDTDALRNNFKSYGQFRKDAKQGKLPSYSFIEPKYFWWFGSANDQHPPHGVKAGEALIADVYHCVRTSPLWEKCLLLIVYDEHGGFYDHVPPTAATPPDNYQSQFKFDRYGVRVPAILISPYIGKGAIVGETFDHASVPATLKELFKLDSFLTRRDEAARAFSGVADLASARADTPEDVSTSVHSRIIQESLREPSVEEISTAAGTGVASSAPLTSLQRSLIGVANSLPTGEDPQLRAHRTGRLLRTEYDGALHVRDTVARFLHHLSGP